The genomic segment CATGCTCGTCATTCCTTTGCTGCTGACGGGCTGCTGGGATCGTAATGAAATTGAGGAAACGGGCATTGCGCTTGGAGTTGGCATTGATTTTCCCGATGGACAAGAGGAAGGGGCCAGGCCAATTATCGCCATGACCCATCAATTTGCCTTGCCCAACCAGTTTTCGGAGAGCACCAGCAGCAAGGTGCAGAAGGATTATGTCAATATGTCCAGTGCTGGGCCAATCGTCTTCGATAACATTCGAGCGCTGTCAACCCGATCTGCAAGACCACCTAATTATGAGCATTTGCAAGTCATTGTGATTAGCGAGAAAGCGGCTCGGGAGCTAGATTTGAAAAATGTCATTAACTTTTTTCTGCGCAATACCGAAACTAGGCGTTCCATCCGCGTCGTCATTTCCCATGGAAAGGCGAGCGATATTTATCAACAGCAGAAGAGTACGAAAACCCCGGCTCTGGAGCTGCGCGAGCTAACGGACAATTATCGCAAGACGCTGCGTATCCCTCCGGCGCTAACGCTTGGCAATATGTCGGAGCATTTGACCGGCCAGTCCAGCTTTGTCATGCAAGGCGCAGCCAACTCGCCAGAAGGGGTGAAGCTCACGAGCGCAGCAGTCATTAGGGGTACGACAGCCCGGATGATCGGCTTTCTCAGTGAAATCGAGACGGTGGGGCTGAACTGGCTGCTTGGCAACAATCACTCTAATGGCATTGTGGAGGGGATTGAGCCGGACAGCGGCGCCATGCTTGGTTATGAGGTACGGAAGATGACGTCCAGCATTCAGCCAATCGTCCAGGGGAACGAAATTTCTTTTCAGGTGAAGATTAAGACAACGGGCAAGCTGCGAGAGGATTGGGCATTTCCTGGCGACGCATTTGATGTTGATTTCATCGATCGTGCAGAGAAGGCTACGGCGGCCATGATTAAGCAAATGGCGGAAAAAGCGCTCGCCAAGACGCAGCGCCAGTACAAGGTTGATGTAGCGGGTTTCGGCAAGCGCCTCAGCATTAAGAAGCCGGCGGTATGGAAACGGGTGAAGGATGGCTGGGAGGATCGCTTTAGCCGAGTGCCTGTTTCTATTGAGGTGGAAGTTGATATTCAGGAGTTTGGTACAAGAGGAACGAAGCGAAATTAGACTGCGTTGAAGACTAGGAGGATATAGTCGACAGCGCGGTATTTACATTGTAAGAAATAGAATGAAAATATAAATTCCCCTATTTCTTTATGGTAGAATTGTCAAGAATAATGCTATTTAGCTTATGTAATGGTGCCTAAAGCGCTAGAATCTATCATTATTTTTAGCGATACAGTTATAGCGATATTATAGAAGGGGATTTTTACGGCCATGGACAATGGAGCAACTGTGACGTTCAAGGAAGTGAAGCCAGGCTTTAACTCTGCCCTTGCCTTGGACACGGGCGGCATGCAGCAGGGTTTATTGGCTAGGACGATTCTAAAACGTTTCATAATAACGACTAGGCAAAAGGCATCTGTATCTTGCAGGTGTCTTTTGCTGTTTTGAGATGAACTGAAACGT from the Paenibacillus sp. BIHB 4019 genome contains:
- a CDS encoding Ger(x)C family spore germination protein — encoded protein: MELKISARNRSVVLLMLVIPLLLTGCWDRNEIEETGIALGVGIDFPDGQEEGARPIIAMTHQFALPNQFSESTSSKVQKDYVNMSSAGPIVFDNIRALSTRSARPPNYEHLQVIVISEKAARELDLKNVINFFLRNTETRRSIRVVISHGKASDIYQQQKSTKTPALELRELTDNYRKTLRIPPALTLGNMSEHLTGQSSFVMQGAANSPEGVKLTSAAVIRGTTARMIGFLSEIETVGLNWLLGNNHSNGIVEGIEPDSGAMLGYEVRKMTSSIQPIVQGNEISFQVKIKTTGKLREDWAFPGDAFDVDFIDRAEKATAAMIKQMAEKALAKTQRQYKVDVAGFGKRLSIKKPAVWKRVKDGWEDRFSRVPVSIEVEVDIQEFGTRGTKRN